The genome window CTTATTTTATTAGAATAGGCGGATGTGATGTTGGCTGTCATTGGTGTGATGTTAAAGAAAGCTGGAATGCGGAGCTGCATCCGCCTACTAAAATAGATTTGATAGTCGAGAATGCTGCAAAATATGCTGATACAATTGTTATAACAGGAGGTGAGCCTTTAATGTGGGATATGGGTTCATTGACTCAAAAACTAAAAGAGAATAATTTAAAAGTCCATATTGAAACGTCTGGTGCATATTCTTTAAGCGGTACTTGGGATTGGATATGTCTTTCGCCAAAGAAAAATAAATTACCAACACAAACAGTTTATGATAATGCAGATGAACTCAAAGTGATTATATATAATAAACATGATTTTGTTTTTGCAGAAGAACAAGCTGAAAGGGTTAATTCAAATGCAATTCTTTTTCTTCAGCCAGAGTGGAGCAAAAAAGAAGAAATGACTCCTTTAATTGTCGAATATGTCATGAATAATCCAAAATGGCGTGTATCATTGCAGACACATAAGTATTTGAATATTCCATAAAATATAATTACAGCTTATATTTTTATCATTTTTTAGGATATTGTTAATTACTAAGACGTTTGTCGGGTAATTAACAATATTTTTTTTAATTTATTTGTAGTTGTTTATTTAGCTGTAAATTAGGCACTTTGGTTTCTTTAAACATTAATTGTTATGTGTGAAATATAATTTTATGATAATTTATTGTTTTCTTTTTGTTATTTTTGCACAATATGTTTTTATAAGTATATTTTTTTATATATTTACCAAAACCTACTTTTAGAATATAATTATAAACATAATTCAATTAGCCCATGAAAAAATTTCTACTTTCTGTAATTACTTTGTTTATTGTGGATTTTGCTTCGGCACAGGTAACTGCCACTATTGTTGATGATGCCCCTTATAGTTATGAGGAGGTAGAAGTGAGACCAGAGTTTCCAGGAGGAAACGCTGCATTCTTGACTTTTATCAGCAGTAATTTTCAAATGCCGGAATACGATGGCACCGGAGGGACTTTAAAAGTTGCTTTTATTATCGAAGTTGATGGTAGTGTAACTAATGTTAATGTAGTAAAAGATCTTGGCGGAGGCACTGGTGCTGAAGCAAAGAGAGTTATTAGTAAGTCTCCTAAATGGACCTCAGGAGAAACCAGAGGAAAAAAAGTTAGGGTTCTATATGAAGTGCCTATTAAAATTGCGGGTCAAGGTTAATTGGAGTTTTGAAATATAAGAAACCTTTTTTTATAGAAAACCAAATGTTGTTTAACATTTGGTTTTTTTTTTAGATTGAAAGTCTGGCTAAATAGTCATAATGCTCTCCTTCAAGGAGTATCTCACATTGAAGGCCATTTGCGAAAGCGGCATTTTGCAATGTGTTATAATCTAGAAATAACCAGTCCAAAGGATCTTCTTTTTCTCCTTTGTATGTTATGTTAAAAATGGTTTCGCCATAATATTCATTTTCTGTTGGAATCCATCTCCCGCCATCTTCATCATCGTCAAACATATAAATGATGTCTGAGCTATCCATTAAAATCTGCCCCCCTTTATTTAATAGCGATTTTAATTTCAAAAGAAATTTAGAAAGATTTTTTAATTTGCCACAAATTCCTGGCCCATTCATTAGAACAATGATGGTGTCGAACTTGTCATTTTCAAAAGTCATTAGGTCTTGTGCTTTAGCATTCTTTAATCCGCGGAGTTTACAAGTTTTAATTGCATTTTCCGAAATATCGATAGAAGTAACATCAAGCTGTCTTTCGTTTTGCAAAGACAAACTGTGACTTCCTGCTCCGCATCCCACATCAAGGATTCTTCCTTTGGCTAGCTGTAATGCTTTTTGTTCTATTTTAGGCATTTCGGCATAGCTGCGAAATAGATAAGCGACGCTCATTTCATCTGCTTCAGAAATGGAAGTTTCGGTTATTAAATCCTCAGGTTCGTTATTGGTTTGGTAGTCAAGCATTGCTTTCCCAAAAAGATCTTTCATAAATTTAGGTTTCAGTTTAAATTTCCGAGTTTAAAGTTTGTTACTTTTGCGTATTCATTATCAAATCTCAAAATTGAAACCAGCTTTAAACGAATTAGGAAAACTTGCCAAAGATAAGCATATCGAAAACAAAAAGTATTTCGATAAGTTAAAAAAGAAAACACCTAAGAATCTAGATTATATAATGGCGGATATTCATGAAGCCGAATTTAAGAAAACGGATTGTTTAAAATGTGCTAATTGCTGTAAAACTACTGGACCGCTATTTACTTTGGCGGACATTGAGAGAGTTTCTAAGTTTTTAAGACTAAAATCACAACAGTTTATCGAACAGTATTTGCGTATAGATGAAGATAGAGATTATGTGTTGCAAAAAGTTCCCTGTGCTTTCTTAGATTTTGAAAATGCCTGTATGATCTATGATGTACGCCCAAAAGCATGTAGAGAGTTTCCGCATACAGACCGAAAAAAATTTCAGCAGATTACAGATTTAACGCTTAAGAATGTTGCAATATGTCCAGCAGCATTCAATATTGTTGAAGAAATGAAAAAAAAATTACCGCTCTAAGTATTATCTATAAAACAAGTTTGTAGTTCAAAGTGTTTAAAAGGTTTAACGGGGCCTTAATTAAAACTTTATGTATATTTGCTTAGTTCCTCAAAATAAATCGATTTGAATTTAGAATATTTTATAGCCAAAAGGCTTATTACTGCCAAAGATTATAAAAGCAGTATTTCGGCTCCAATAATCAACATTGCTATCTCGGCTATTGCTATTGGTATGGTCATGATGATTGTTTCAGTGGCAACTGGTATAGGATTGCAGAATAAAATCCGAGAAAAAATAGCTGCTTTTAATGGGCATATTATAATTTCGAACTACGATAATAACCAATCCGAAATTACATTATCGCCTATTGATAAGAATCAGGGTTTTTACCCAAAGTTTAATACTGTTCCGGGAGTAAGTCATATTCAGGCAATAGCAAGTAAGTCTGGAATTGTTAGAACAGAAACTGCATTTGAAGGGATTATTTTCAAAGGAGTTGGAAATGATTATCAATGGGGGAACATAAAAGAGTATTTAGTTTCTGGAAGATTGCCTGATTTGTCTAAAAATGTTACTCAAGAAGTAGTAATTAGTCAATTCTTAGCTAATCGTTTACAATTAAAAGTTGGTGATTTTTTTAATACCTTTTTTATTAAGGAAAATCAAAATCAATTGCCAAATGTTCGAAGATTTAAAATAGCTGGAATTTTTAATTCCGGATTTCAGCAGTTTGATGCTACCTATATAATAGGTGATATTAGGCATATTCAGCGGATAAACAAATGGAGTTCAAATCAAATTGGTGCATTTGAGGTTTTTGTAAAAGATTTCAATACAATAAAAGAAACAGGGGAGCAGGTATATAAATCAACATCCTCAAATCTGGACACCAAGACAATCATTGAAAAGTACAGTTATATATTCGAATGGCTGCAGCTTTTTGATTTTAATATTATCGTAATATTAGTGGTGATGATATTGGTTGCAACCATAAATATGGTAGTTGCGTTATTGGTATTAATACTTGAACGCACGCAAATGATAGGAATTCTAAAGGCATTAGGTGCGGATAATTGGTCAATCAGGAAAGTTTTTCTTTATAATGCGTTCTATCTTATAGTAAAAGGATTGTTTTGGGGTAATCTCATTGGGATTTCGTTGTTGCTGTTACAGCAGCAATTTGGAGTCATAAAATTAAATCCTGAAAACTATTATGTAAATCAAGCGCCAGTATACCTTGATTTAGGATATATCTTAGCGTTAAATTTCCTTACGGTAACAATTTGCGCACTTGTATTATTGATACCGTCATATATAGTCACAAAAATTTCTCCGGTCAAAGCTATTCGATTCGATTGATTGATTTTAAGTAATCAATAGCTTGATCCTGTTATGTGCTTCCATGTTGATTGCTGAATTATGGTTTTTTAATGATTTCCGCTTTTATTAGGGTTTTTGTGTTAGAGAAGATAGTCGGTACTTATATATACGTATATGTTATTTTGAAAAGGAAAACAAGTAAAGTCGGCTCAGATTCCCCTCCAAAGGGAGGATGCCCGCAGGACAGGACTATTCCTTGGTATTGAATAATCGCTAAAGAAACCCCTTGGATCCCTTTAAAACTGGTAAACCCCGCCTAAATCACCTTTCAGAATTCAAAAATCCTCAAAAACGGTAATTATAATCCCAAGGTTACCAGTGTATTAAAAAATAAACAAAAAATAATCACGAAAAGGCATTGTTTAAACGGAAAAACTGTCTACTTTTGCACCCGCAACAGCGACAGCGTTCCTTAAAGTACTGACAGGCCGAAGAGATCAAAACGGAAAGACATTTTCGAAAAAAAGATTTAAAAAGCTTGCAGAATTTAAAAAAGTGAGTTACTTTTGCACCCCGCAAAATGCGTAACGTTCCTTGATAGACTGAGTAAGAGATGAGAAGAAAGAGAGATAAAATTTTTCAAAAAAACTTCAAAATAATCTTGCTGGTTAAAAAAGAATTGTTACTTTTGCACCCGCTAATCGCAATAACGATAAGTGAGAAAATAAAGAAGAACACGTTCCTAGACATATTGAATTGACAGCCGTTTTGGTAGAGGCGTTGCACTGCAACGACTAGATCAGAACAAATAAAATAAGAGTAATAGAATCGTTAAGATTTGAATAAAGACCAATAGAGACTGAGTCGAATAATAAATAAGTCGCAAGACTAAATAATATACGATGAAGAGTTTGATCCTGGCTCAGGATGAACGCTAGCGGCAGGCTTAACACATGCAAGTCGAGGGGTATATTTCTTCGGAGATAGAGACCGGCGCACGGGTGCGTAACGCGTATGCAATCTGCCTTTCACAGAGGGATAGCCCAGAGAAATTTGGATTAATACCTCATAGTATAATGAGCTGGCATCAGCCCATTATTAAAGTTCCAACGGTGAAAGATGAGCATGCGTCCCATTAGCTTGTTGGTAAGGTAACGGCTTACCAAGGCTACGA of Flavobacterium marginilacus contains these proteins:
- a CDS encoding YkgJ family cysteine cluster protein, which codes for MKPALNELGKLAKDKHIENKKYFDKLKKKTPKNLDYIMADIHEAEFKKTDCLKCANCCKTTGPLFTLADIERVSKFLRLKSQQFIEQYLRIDEDRDYVLQKVPCAFLDFENACMIYDVRPKACREFPHTDRKKFQQITDLTLKNVAICPAAFNIVEEMKKKLPL
- a CDS encoding 7-carboxy-7-deazaguanine synthase QueE, which translates into the protein MLSKEVQLEVNKGTMLPLMEEFYTIQGEGFHTGTAAYFIRIGGCDVGCHWCDVKESWNAELHPPTKIDLIVENAAKYADTIVITGGEPLMWDMGSLTQKLKENNLKVHIETSGAYSLSGTWDWICLSPKKNKLPTQTVYDNADELKVIIYNKHDFVFAEEQAERVNSNAILFLQPEWSKKEEMTPLIVEYVMNNPKWRVSLQTHKYLNIP
- a CDS encoding energy transducer TonB, which encodes MKKFLLSVITLFIVDFASAQVTATIVDDAPYSYEEVEVRPEFPGGNAAFLTFISSNFQMPEYDGTGGTLKVAFIIEVDGSVTNVNVVKDLGGGTGAEAKRVISKSPKWTSGETRGKKVRVLYEVPIKIAGQG
- a CDS encoding class I SAM-dependent methyltransferase; amino-acid sequence: MKDLFGKAMLDYQTNNEPEDLITETSISEADEMSVAYLFRSYAEMPKIEQKALQLAKGRILDVGCGAGSHSLSLQNERQLDVTSIDISENAIKTCKLRGLKNAKAQDLMTFENDKFDTIIVLMNGPGICGKLKNLSKFLLKLKSLLNKGGQILMDSSDIIYMFDDDEDGGRWIPTENEYYGETIFNITYKGEKEDPLDWLFLDYNTLQNAAFANGLQCEILLEGEHYDYLARLSI
- a CDS encoding ABC transporter permease, with translation MNLEYFIAKRLITAKDYKSSISAPIINIAISAIAIGMVMMIVSVATGIGLQNKIREKIAAFNGHIIISNYDNNQSEITLSPIDKNQGFYPKFNTVPGVSHIQAIASKSGIVRTETAFEGIIFKGVGNDYQWGNIKEYLVSGRLPDLSKNVTQEVVISQFLANRLQLKVGDFFNTFFIKENQNQLPNVRRFKIAGIFNSGFQQFDATYIIGDIRHIQRINKWSSNQIGAFEVFVKDFNTIKETGEQVYKSTSSNLDTKTIIEKYSYIFEWLQLFDFNIIVILVVMILVATINMVVALLVLILERTQMIGILKALGADNWSIRKVFLYNAFYLIVKGLFWGNLIGISLLLLQQQFGVIKLNPENYYVNQAPVYLDLGYILALNFLTVTICALVLLIPSYIVTKISPVKAIRFD